Proteins co-encoded in one Amia ocellicauda isolate fAmiCal2 chromosome 11, fAmiCal2.hap1, whole genome shotgun sequence genomic window:
- the hars gene encoding histidine--tRNA ligase isoform X1: MNKIGMVPVRLWTGICVRRVGLCHGPLRSLSCQTHTQIDEEVAKLLELKARLGTDDGKHPFVLKTPKGTRDYNPKQMAIREKVFSTIIGCFKRHGAETIDTPVFELKETLTGKYGEDSKLIYDLKDQGGELLSLRYDLTVPFARYLAMNKITNIKRYHIAKVYRRDNPAMTRGRYREFYQCDFDIAGQYDPMIPDAECLKIVHEILSELQLGDFRIKVNDRRILDGMFAVCGVPDDKFRTICSTVDKLDKASWEEVKSEMVGEKGLAPEAADQIGEYVSMQGGLDLAEKLLQDAKLSQSKQAVAGLTDMKQLFKYLELFKVTDKVVFDLSLARGLDYYTGVIYEAVLTQTQAEPQPQKQNSNAAEEPASVGSVAGGGRYDGLVGMFDPKGRRVPCVGVSIGIERVFSIMEQKAEASADKIRTTETEVMVASAQKNLLEERLKLTAELWDAGIKAEVMYKKNPKLLSQLQHCEETGIPFVAIIGEQEIKDGVVKIRNVATREEVDVTRADLVKEIKNKLQS; the protein is encoded by the exons ATGAACAAAATTGGGATGGTACCTGTGCGATTGTGGACGGGGATTTGCGTTCGCCGCGTTGGTCTGTGTCACGGCCCTCTGCGTTCTCTATcctgtcaaacacacacacag ATCGATGAAGAGGTTGCAAAACTTCTGGAACTGAAGGCACGACTAGGGACCGATGATGGCAAACACCCCTTTGTGCTCAAGACCCCTAAG GGTACAAGGGACTATAACCCCAAGCAGATGGCGATCAGAGAAAAGGTGTTCAGCACCATCATCGGCTGCTTCAAGCGCCACGGTGCCGAGACCATCGACACGCCTGTGTTCGAGTTAAAG GAAACCTTGACTGGAAAATACGGTGAAGACTCCAAACTCATCTACGATCTAAAGGATCAGGGTGGTGAGCTGCTGTCCTTGCGTTACGATTTAACT GTTCCATTTGCACGTTACTTGGCTATGAATAAGATCACCAACATCAAGAGATACCACATCGCAAAGGTTTATCGGAGGGACAACCCTGCCATGACCAGAGGACGTTACAGGGAGTTCTATCAGTGC GACTTCGACATCGCTGGCCAGTACGACCCAATGATTCCCGATGCCGAATGCCTGAAGATCGTTCATGAGATTCTGAGTGAACTGCAGCTGGGGGATTTCCGCATAAAG GTGAACGACAGGCGGATCTTGGATGGCATGTTTGCCGTCTGTGGGGTACCAGATGACAAGTTCAGAACCATTTGCTCGACTGTTGACAAGCTGGATAAG GCGTCCTGGGAGGAGGTGAAGAGTGAAATGGTTGGAGAGAAGGGTTTGGCTCCAGAGGCTGCCGACCAGATTGGAGAATATGTCAGCATGCAAG GAGGACTTGATCTGGCTGAGAAACTGCTTCAAGACGCCAAGCTATCCCAGAGCAAGCAGGCTGTTGCTGGGCTCACAGACATGAAGCAGCTCTTCAAATACCTGGAGCTCTTCAAAGTCACGGATAAG GTGGTGTTCGACCTGAGCCTGGCTCGGGGGCTGGACTACTACACGGGGGTGATCTACGAGGCCGTCCTGACGCAGACGCAGGCAGAGCCCCAGCCTCAGAAGCAGAACAGCAACGCGGCGGAGGAGCCGGCCAGCGTGGGCAGCGTGGCCGGGGGAGGCCGCTATGACGGACTGGTGGGGATGTTCGACCCCAAAGGCAGAAGGGTGCCTTGTGTGGGAGTCAGCATTGGCATCGAGAGAGTTTTCTCCATCATGGAGCAGAAGGCTGAG GCCTCGGCAGACAAGATCCGCACTACAGAGACCGAAGTCATGGTGGCTTCAGCGCAGAAGAACTTGCTGGAGGAGAGACTGAAGCTGACGGCTGAGCTATGGGATGCTGGAATCAAG GCTGAAGTCATGTATAAGAAGAACCCGAAACTGCTGAGCCAGCTGCAGCACTGCGAAGAAACAGGAATCCCATTTGTTGCCATAATCGGGGAACAGGAGATCAAGGATGGGGTTGTGAAGATCCGCAATGTAGCCACCAGGGAGGAG GTTGATGTGACCAGAGCTGACCTtgtaaaagaaataaaaaataaactccaGTCCTAA
- the dnd1 gene encoding dead end protein 1: protein MSEQEHMKKIPANCLNQESVSSLNAWIEKTGVSLVQINGQRKYGGPPPDWDGPAPSAGCEVFISQIPRDIYEDRLLPLFQRVGKLYEFRLMMNFSGQNRGFAYAKYGDSQSALVAIKMLNHYELQRGCHIAVRRSTEKRQLCLGELPGHVDKDQLLLIVRELSEGVENLSLKPGPKGSESSDVIIHYASHHAASMAKKVLCEGFKMVYGIPVSVKWLNQTAKPKAPNGKEKQALPCSPFMPAKPALPPAVEMPKPSALLTAASILSSEGPGAPGPLFSPVIARRAPCRDAKQHHFQMNERANRAPIDAVGLLRQLCIGCQLGSPRYDMQFLYTSADGFQYFRYRVVIPGLPSPFTGEVHILPGALATVREEVKLSAAEEVLNLLSQG from the exons ATGTCGGAGCAGGAACACATGAAG aaAATCCCTGCCAATTGTTTGAACCAAGAGAGCGTGTCCTCCCTGAACGCATGGATAGAGAAGACTGGGgtgtctctggttcaaatcaaCGGGCAGAGAAAGTACGGTGGACCACCTCCAG ATTGGGACGGCCCGGCCCCCTCCGCGGGCTGCGAGGTGTTCATCAGCCAGATCCCCCGGGACATCTACGAGGACCGGCTGCTGCCGCTCTTCCAGCGGGTGGGCAAGCTCTACGAGTTCCGGCTCATGATGAACTTCAGCGGCCAGAACCGCGGCTTCGCCTACGCCAAGTACGGGGACAGCCAGAGCGCCCTGGTGGCCATCAAGATGCTCAACCACTACGAGCTGCAGAGAGGCTGCCACATCGCCGTGCGCAGGAGCACCGAGAAGAGGCAGCTGTGTCTGGGGGAGCTGCCCGGGCATGTGGACAAGGACCAGCTGCTCCTGATCGTGAGGGAGCTGTCCGAGGGGGTGGAGAACCTCAGCCTGAAGCCCGGGCCcaagggcagcgagagcagcgaCGTGATCATCCACTACGCGTCGCACCATGCAGCGTCCATGGCCAAGAAAGTGCTCTGTGAAG gATTTAAGATGGTGTATGGCATACCGGTCAGTGTGAAATGGTTGAATCAGACGGCCAAACCGAAAGCCCCGAATGGCAAAGAGAAGCAGGCTTTGCCGTGTTCGCCTTTCATGCCGGCAAAACCTGCTCTTCCACCCGCCGTCGAGATGCCCAAGCCTAGTGCACTACTGACCGCAGCCAGCATCTTGTCTTCAGAAGGTCCCGGTGCCCCGGGTCCCCTATTCTCACCCGTCATCGCCAGAAGAGCACCGTGCAGAGATGCCAAGCAGCACCACTTTCAGATGAACGAAAGGGCCAATCGGGCTCCGATCGATGCGGTCGGTTTGTTAAGGCAGCTCTGTATTGGCTGCCAGTTGGGCTCCCCTCGCTATGACATGCAGTTCCTGTACACGAGCGCAGATGGCTTCCAGTATTTCAGATACCGGGTGGTTATTCCAGGGCTGCCCTCTCCTTTTACTGGAGAGGTGCACATCCTGCCCGGGGCCTTGGCAACCGTGCGGGAAGAGGTCAAACTGTCGGCCGCAGAAGAAGTCCTGAACCTCTTATCACAGGGGTAG
- the LOC136763055 gene encoding UDP-glucose 6-dehydrogenase — protein sequence MTLRPAPAAAECRAQLRRAAAQSRRSRSRIDCTQERQTMVQVKRICCIGAGYVGGPTCSVIAQMCPEVTVTVVDVNEERIKAWNSDSLPIFEPGLQEVVDSCRGVNLFFSTDINNAIKDADLVFISVNTPTKTFGIGKGRAADLKYIEACARQIAEVSTGCKIVVEKSTVPVRAAESIRRIFNANTRSGLNFQVLSNPEFLAEGTAISDLKNPDRVLIGGDESAEGQRAIEALRNIYEHWVPKKKIITTNTWSSELSKLAANAFLAQRISSINSISALCEVTGADVEEVAHAIGTDQRIGSKFLKASVGFGGSCFQKDVLNLVYLCEALNLPEVARYWQQVIEINDYQRQRFSSRIIGCLFNTVTDKKIALLGFAFKKNTGDTRESSSISISRYLMDEGAHLHIYDPKVKKEQIIQDLSQPTASDDDPNRVSRLVTISNDPYDACENAHAIVICTEWDMFKELDYEKIYKAMLKPAFIFDGRRILDSLHEQLQQIGFQVEIIGKRISQRISFTATNAEAPPSKKIKL from the exons ATGACGTTGCGTCCCGCCCCTGCAGCTGCGGAGTGCAGAGCTCAGCTGCGGAGagctgctgcccagagccggaGGAGCCGCAGCCGCATCGACTGCACGCAAGAGAG ACAGACAATGGTGCAGGTGAAGAGGATCTGTTGTATTGGGGCGGGCTACGTCGGGGGGCCCACCTGTAGTGTCATCGCCCAGATGTGCCCTGAGGTCACAGTCACAGTGGTGGACGTGAACGAGGAGAGGATTAAAGCCTGGAATTCAGACAGCCTTCCCATTTTTGAG CCTGGCCTTCAGGAAGTGGTGGATTCGTGCCGAGGGGTCAATCTCTTCTTCTCCACAGACATCAACAATGCCATTAAGGACGCAGACCTAGTCTTTATATCA GTAAATACCCCCACAAAGACGTTTGGGATTGGCAAAGGCCGAGCTGCAGACCTGAAGTATATCGAGGCGTGCGCTCGACAGATAGCAGAGGTTTCTACCGGATGCAAGATCGTGGTGGAGAAAAGCACGGTCCCTGTACGAGCTGCAGAGAGCATTCGGAGGATATTTAACGCCAACACCAGATCCGGTCTCAACTTTCAG GTCCTCTCCAACCCAGAGTTCTTGGCTGAAGGCACGGCCATTTCCGACCTCAAAAATCCCGACCGCGTTCTGATCGGTGGGGACGAGTCGGCTGAAGGTCAAAGGGCGATCGAGGCCCTCCGCAACATCTATGAGCACTGGGTGCCCAAGAAGAAGATCATCACCACCAACACATGGTCCTCAGAGCTCTCCAAACTG GCTGCCAATGCTTTCCTGGCCCAGCGGATCAGCAGTATAAACTCCATCAGCGCCCTGTGTGAGGTGACTGGAGCCGACGTGGAGGAGGTGGCCCACGCCATCGGAACAGACCAGCGCATCGGAAGCAAGTTCCTCAAGGCCAGCGTGG GTTTCGGTGGAAGCTGTTTCCAGAAAGATGTCCTTAACCTGGTCTACCTCTGTGAGGCTCTCAACCTGCCTGAAGTAGCAAGATACTGGCAGCAG GTCATAGAAATCAATGACTACCAGCGGCAGCGCTTTTCCTCCCGGATCAtcggctgtctcttcaacaccGTGACTGACAAGAAGATCGCTCTGCTTGGGTTTGCCTTCAAGAAGAACACGGGAGACACCAG agagTCCTCCAGTATCTCTATTAGCAGGTATCTGATGGATGAAGGAGCCCATCTGCACATTTATGACCCCAAAGTAAAGAAAGAACAGATCATTCAAGATCTCTCCCAGCCCACGGCATCTGATGATGACCCGAACAGAG TGTCTCGGTTGGTCACGATTTCCAATGACCCCTATGACGCCTGTGAAAATGCTCATGCCATTGTGATCTGCACAGAGTGGGACATGTTTAAG GAGCTGGACTATGAGAAGATCTACAAGGCCATGCTAAAGCCAGCCTTCATATTTGATGGTAGAAGAATCCTGGACAGTTTGCACGAGCAGTTACAACAGATAGGCTTCCAG gTGGAGATAATTGGCAAGAGAATCAGTCAAAGAATTTCCTTCACAGCCACCAACGCAGAAGCtcccccctccaaaaaaatTAAACTATAG
- the zmat2 gene encoding zinc finger matrin-type protein 2 gives MSESERNGRFPQICTIPAIPLVEQRKSAQSCGKLPYTTSPTIDYTTDFLHCLRLCNLRQSFYVTSKMASGSGTKNDFRRKWDKDEYEKLAQKRLTEEREKKDGKPSPPVKRELLRHRDYKVDLESKLGKTIVITKTTPQAEMGGYYCNVCDCVVKDSINFLDHINGKKHQRNLGMSMRVERSSLDQVKKRFEVNKKKMEEKQKEYDFEERMKELREEEEKAKAYKKEKQKEKKRKADDDLNFEEDDEMAAVMGFSGFGSSKKGH, from the exons ATGTCTGAGTCAGAACGGAACGGCAG atttccgcagatctgtacaatcccagcgatcccattggtggagcagcgcaaatctgcgcagagctgcggaaaGCTGCCCTACACTACGTCGCCTACCATAGACTACACGACTGATTTTTTACACTGTTTACGGCTGTGTAATTTACGACAGTCGTTTTACGTTACTAGCAAAATGGCGTCCGGCAGCGGG ACAAAAAATGATTTCCGGAGAAAGTGGGACAAAGATGAGTATGAAAAGTTGGCTCAGAAGCGGCTCACGGAGGAAAGGGAGAAGAAGGATG GCAAACCTTCTCCTCCCGTTAAGCGGGAGCTTTTACGACACAGGGACTACAAGGTGGACCTGGAGTCTAAACTGGGTAAAACAATCGTCATCACCAAAACCACTCCCCAGGCGGAGATGGGTGG gtACTACTGCAACGTGTGTGATTGCGTAGTTAAAGATTCAATCAACTTTTTGGACCATATCAATGGGAAAAAAC ATCAGAGAAATCTGGGGATGTCCATGCGTGTGGAGCGCTCTTCTCTTGACCAGGTGAAGAAGCGCTTTGAGGTGAACAAGAAAAAGATGGAGGAGAAACAGAAAGAGTATGACTTTGAAGAACGCATGAAAGAACTCAGAGAAGAG GAGGAGAAAGCAAAGGCatacaaaaaggaaaagcagAAGGAGAAGAAGCGCAAGGCGGATGATGATCTGAACTTCGAGGAAGATGATGAGATGGCAGCAGTGATGGGAttctcagggtttggctcttcCAAGAAGGGCCACTGA
- the wdr55 gene encoding WD repeat-containing protein 55, giving the protein MAASMVDAGTSAVSEENDSDIEDSDGDGQEEPEEPKEPKIRETPEDIQFDAIVNTVAFHPSRDILAAGDLDGDIYVYAYSCTEGENKELWSSGHHLKSCREVAFSHDGEKLFSISKDKSVHIMDVEKGKLVTRISKAHSYPINCMLLVDENIVATGDDNGFLKVWDLRRGTAFMEMKQHEEYISDMTIDQSKKILLTTSGDGTMGVFNIKRRRFDLLSEFQSGDLTSVSIMKRGRKVACGSSEGMIYLFNWNGFGATSDRFALKAESIESIIPITDSILCAASMDGVIRAINLLPNRVIGSIGQHVGEPIEQIAKSYEGRFLASCAHDQKVKFWDISSLSDITVSDYRKRKKKGGNLKSLSKKAFGAGDDFFSGLLEETEVKKGEQEEGEEQTDSDSDSGSD; this is encoded by the exons GAAGAGCCAGAGGAACCCAAAGAACCTAAAATACGTGAAACCCCAGAAGACATCCAGTTTGACGCCATTGTGAACACAGTAGCGTTCCACCCTAGCCGTGACATCCTGGCCGCCGGGGACCTCGATGGAGATATTTATGT ataTGCATACTCCTGCACAGAAGGAGAAAACAAGGAGCTGTGGTCCTCTGGACATCATCTCAAATCTTGCAGGGAAGTGGCCTTTTCACACGATGGCGAGA AGCTCTTCAGCATCTCTAAGGATAAATCGGTCCATATAATGGATGTGGAGAAAGGCAAGCTTGTGACAAGGATATCAAAGGCACACAG TTATCCTATAAACTGCATGCTGCTGGTCGACGAAAACATAGTGGCAACAGGAGATGACAATGGCTTTCTAAAAGTGTGGGATCTGAGGAGAGGAACGGCCTTCATGGAGATGAAACAGCACGAGGAGTACATCAGCGACATGACCATCGACCAAAGCAAGAAGATCCTGTTGACCACGAG TGGCGATGGTACAATGGGCGTGTTTAACATTAAAAGAAGGCGCTTTGATCTCCTGTCAGAGTTTCAGAGTGGAGACCTGACATCAGTTTCCATCATGAAG AGAGGCAGGAAGGTGGCCTGTGGTTCCAGTGAGGGGATGATCTACCTGTTTAACTGGAATGGGTTTGGGGCCACCAGTGACCGGTTTGCATTGAAGGCTGAGTCCATTGAGAGCATCATTCCCATCACAGACAGTATACTCTGTGCGGCCTCCATGGATGGAGTGATAAG ggCGATCAATCTGCTCCCGAACCGGGTGATCGGCAGCATTGGGCAGCACGTGGGCGAGCCCATCGAGCAGATCGCCAAGTCGTACGAGGGGCGCTTCCTGGCCAGCTGCGCCCACGACCAGAAAGTGAAGTTCTGGGACATTTCCTCTCTGAGTGACATCACCGTCAGCGACTACCGCAAGAGGAAGAAGAAAGGGGGCAACCTCAAGTCTCTGAGCAAGAAAGCCTTCGGGGCCGGAGACGATTTCTTCTCCGGGTTGCTGGAGGAGACGGAGGTGAAGAAAGGAGagcaggaggagggagaggaacAGACTGATAGTGACAGCGACAGCGGAAGTGACTAA
- the hars gene encoding histidine--tRNA ligase isoform X2 has translation MADRAQIQEAIKTQGEAVRKLKEQKASKDQIDEEVAKLLELKARLGTDDGKHPFVLKTPKGTRDYNPKQMAIREKVFSTIIGCFKRHGAETIDTPVFELKETLTGKYGEDSKLIYDLKDQGGELLSLRYDLTVPFARYLAMNKITNIKRYHIAKVYRRDNPAMTRGRYREFYQCDFDIAGQYDPMIPDAECLKIVHEILSELQLGDFRIKVNDRRILDGMFAVCGVPDDKFRTICSTVDKLDKASWEEVKSEMVGEKGLAPEAADQIGEYVSMQGGLDLAEKLLQDAKLSQSKQAVAGLTDMKQLFKYLELFKVTDKVVFDLSLARGLDYYTGVIYEAVLTQTQAEPQPQKQNSNAAEEPASVGSVAGGGRYDGLVGMFDPKGRRVPCVGVSIGIERVFSIMEQKAEASADKIRTTETEVMVASAQKNLLEERLKLTAELWDAGIKAEVMYKKNPKLLSQLQHCEETGIPFVAIIGEQEIKDGVVKIRNVATREEVDVTRADLVKEIKNKLQS, from the exons ATGGCGGACAGAGCGCAGATACAGGAGGCCATCAAAACACAGGGAGAGGCTGTGAGGAAGCTGAAGGAGCAGAAAGCCAGCAAGGACCAG ATCGATGAAGAGGTTGCAAAACTTCTGGAACTGAAGGCACGACTAGGGACCGATGATGGCAAACACCCCTTTGTGCTCAAGACCCCTAAG GGTACAAGGGACTATAACCCCAAGCAGATGGCGATCAGAGAAAAGGTGTTCAGCACCATCATCGGCTGCTTCAAGCGCCACGGTGCCGAGACCATCGACACGCCTGTGTTCGAGTTAAAG GAAACCTTGACTGGAAAATACGGTGAAGACTCCAAACTCATCTACGATCTAAAGGATCAGGGTGGTGAGCTGCTGTCCTTGCGTTACGATTTAACT GTTCCATTTGCACGTTACTTGGCTATGAATAAGATCACCAACATCAAGAGATACCACATCGCAAAGGTTTATCGGAGGGACAACCCTGCCATGACCAGAGGACGTTACAGGGAGTTCTATCAGTGC GACTTCGACATCGCTGGCCAGTACGACCCAATGATTCCCGATGCCGAATGCCTGAAGATCGTTCATGAGATTCTGAGTGAACTGCAGCTGGGGGATTTCCGCATAAAG GTGAACGACAGGCGGATCTTGGATGGCATGTTTGCCGTCTGTGGGGTACCAGATGACAAGTTCAGAACCATTTGCTCGACTGTTGACAAGCTGGATAAG GCGTCCTGGGAGGAGGTGAAGAGTGAAATGGTTGGAGAGAAGGGTTTGGCTCCAGAGGCTGCCGACCAGATTGGAGAATATGTCAGCATGCAAG GAGGACTTGATCTGGCTGAGAAACTGCTTCAAGACGCCAAGCTATCCCAGAGCAAGCAGGCTGTTGCTGGGCTCACAGACATGAAGCAGCTCTTCAAATACCTGGAGCTCTTCAAAGTCACGGATAAG GTGGTGTTCGACCTGAGCCTGGCTCGGGGGCTGGACTACTACACGGGGGTGATCTACGAGGCCGTCCTGACGCAGACGCAGGCAGAGCCCCAGCCTCAGAAGCAGAACAGCAACGCGGCGGAGGAGCCGGCCAGCGTGGGCAGCGTGGCCGGGGGAGGCCGCTATGACGGACTGGTGGGGATGTTCGACCCCAAAGGCAGAAGGGTGCCTTGTGTGGGAGTCAGCATTGGCATCGAGAGAGTTTTCTCCATCATGGAGCAGAAGGCTGAG GCCTCGGCAGACAAGATCCGCACTACAGAGACCGAAGTCATGGTGGCTTCAGCGCAGAAGAACTTGCTGGAGGAGAGACTGAAGCTGACGGCTGAGCTATGGGATGCTGGAATCAAG GCTGAAGTCATGTATAAGAAGAACCCGAAACTGCTGAGCCAGCTGCAGCACTGCGAAGAAACAGGAATCCCATTTGTTGCCATAATCGGGGAACAGGAGATCAAGGATGGGGTTGTGAAGATCCGCAATGTAGCCACCAGGGAGGAG GTTGATGTGACCAGAGCTGACCTtgtaaaagaaataaaaaataaactccaGTCCTAA